A region from the Mycolicibacterium litorale genome encodes:
- a CDS encoding gamma-glutamyl-gamma-aminobutyrate hydrolase family protein → MTTYLQQAQTGVWDVHASFLPAIYFQGVNLAGGVAVLLPPQPVDSGAAARVLDGLDGLIITGGKDVDPARYGQEPHPTTDEPDRIRDAWEFALLDEALRRGVPVLGICRGAQVLNVALGGTLFQHLPDVIGHTHHQKGNAVFGTSAVWTEPGTRLADLIGESSDAQCYHHQAIDRLGQGLVVSARDDDGVVEAVELDRRTHPDQWVVGVQWHPEERLDDLRLFAAVVAAANHYAMERVRT, encoded by the coding sequence ATGACCACCTACCTGCAGCAGGCGCAGACCGGTGTGTGGGACGTCCACGCGAGTTTCCTGCCCGCCATCTACTTCCAGGGGGTCAACCTCGCCGGCGGCGTCGCGGTGCTGCTGCCGCCGCAACCGGTCGACTCCGGCGCCGCCGCGCGGGTGCTCGACGGCCTGGACGGTTTGATCATCACCGGCGGCAAGGACGTCGACCCCGCCCGGTACGGCCAGGAGCCCCACCCCACCACCGACGAACCAGACCGGATCCGCGACGCGTGGGAGTTCGCGCTGCTCGACGAGGCACTGCGGCGCGGCGTCCCGGTGCTGGGGATCTGCCGCGGCGCACAGGTGCTCAACGTGGCGCTGGGCGGCACGCTGTTCCAGCACCTGCCCGACGTGATCGGCCACACCCACCACCAGAAGGGCAACGCGGTGTTCGGCACCTCGGCGGTCTGGACCGAGCCGGGCACCCGGCTGGCCGACCTGATCGGCGAGTCGTCGGACGCCCAGTGCTACCACCACCAGGCGATCGACCGCCTCGGCCAGGGCCTGGTCGTCAGCGCGCGCGACGACGACGGGGTGGTCGAGGCGGTCGAGCTGGACCGCCGGACGCATCCCGACCAGTGGGTGGTGGGCGTCCAGTGGCATCCCGAAGAGCGGCTCGACGATCTGCGGTTGTTCGCCGCGGTGGTGGCGGCCGCGAACCACTATGCGATGGAAAGGGTACGAACGTGA
- the ngg gene encoding N-acetylglutaminylglutamine synthetase: MTDLGSHLDPDSDHTEAITLGLHDASPQHLVDAMADDVVLELGWGRLIFGQTFADPEKLAQVLQHEGPGRRDICIYARESHVLVARSPSELFIDPSHTYRLRFPEHEDSDHGKPLGFTVRSLRDPADADSMNRVYVQCGMVPAPTDVIWDNHENADAVEYLVAVRDDDGSVVGTVTGVDHKRLFNDPEDGSSLWTLAVDPTSSLPGVGAALTRALARLFRQRGLSYMDLSVAHDNTAAIALYEKLGFQRVPVLAVKRKNAINEPLFTHSPETIDDLNPYARIIADEAIRRGIWVEVLDAGAGEMRLSHGGRSVITRESLSEFTSAVAMARCDDKRQTRRIVSEAGIAVPKGRLATFDEEDHRFLAEVGDVVVKPTRGEQGKGITVGVESPEELDAALARAREQHPEVLIEQRAPGDDLRLVVIDGKVVAAALRMPAEILGTGKHTIRELIETQSRRRAAATGGESRIPMDKVTEGTVKDAGWSLDDVLPEGERLRVRRTANLHQGGTIHDVTAEVNPELCRVAVAAAEAIGIPVTGIDLLVPDVTGVEYVFVEANERPGLANHEPQPTAAAFVDFLFPMQPGLPQAWTPDEKPA, from the coding sequence ATGACCGACCTCGGGTCGCATCTCGACCCCGACAGCGACCACACCGAGGCCATCACGCTCGGGCTGCACGACGCGTCGCCGCAGCACCTGGTGGACGCGATGGCCGACGACGTCGTTCTCGAACTGGGTTGGGGCCGTCTGATCTTCGGTCAGACGTTCGCCGATCCGGAGAAGCTGGCCCAGGTACTGCAGCACGAGGGTCCCGGCCGCCGCGACATCTGCATCTACGCGCGCGAATCGCATGTGCTGGTGGCGCGCTCCCCCTCGGAGCTCTTCATCGACCCCAGCCACACGTACCGGTTGCGCTTCCCCGAGCACGAGGACTCCGACCACGGCAAACCCCTGGGATTCACGGTGCGGTCGCTGCGCGACCCCGCCGACGCCGATTCGATGAACCGGGTGTACGTGCAGTGCGGCATGGTGCCGGCGCCGACCGACGTCATCTGGGACAACCACGAGAACGCCGACGCCGTCGAATACCTGGTGGCCGTCCGCGACGACGACGGCAGCGTGGTCGGCACCGTCACGGGTGTGGACCACAAACGACTGTTCAACGATCCTGAGGACGGATCGAGCCTGTGGACGCTGGCGGTCGACCCCACGTCGAGCCTGCCCGGCGTGGGTGCCGCACTGACCCGTGCGCTGGCGCGGCTGTTCCGCCAGCGCGGGCTGTCGTACATGGATCTGTCGGTGGCACACGACAACACCGCGGCGATCGCGCTGTACGAGAAGCTCGGTTTCCAGCGGGTGCCGGTGCTGGCGGTCAAGCGCAAGAACGCGATCAACGAACCGTTGTTCACCCATTCCCCGGAGACCATCGACGACCTCAACCCGTATGCGCGCATCATCGCCGACGAGGCGATCCGCCGCGGCATCTGGGTGGAGGTGCTCGACGCGGGCGCCGGAGAGATGCGGCTGAGCCACGGCGGACGCAGCGTCATCACCCGGGAATCGCTGTCGGAGTTCACCTCAGCGGTGGCGATGGCGCGGTGCGACGACAAACGCCAGACCCGGCGGATCGTGTCCGAGGCGGGGATCGCCGTCCCCAAGGGCCGCCTCGCGACGTTCGACGAGGAGGACCACAGGTTCCTCGCCGAGGTCGGCGACGTCGTGGTCAAACCGACCCGCGGCGAACAGGGCAAGGGCATCACCGTCGGCGTCGAGAGCCCGGAGGAACTCGACGCCGCTCTGGCGCGCGCCCGCGAGCAGCACCCCGAGGTGCTGATCGAACAGCGCGCGCCGGGCGACGACCTGCGCCTGGTGGTCATCGACGGCAAGGTGGTCGCGGCTGCACTGCGCATGCCCGCCGAGATCCTCGGCACCGGGAAACACACCATCCGGGAGCTCATCGAGACACAGAGCCGCAGGCGGGCGGCGGCCACCGGCGGCGAATCGCGGATCCCGATGGACAAGGTCACCGAGGGCACCGTCAAGGATGCCGGCTGGTCACTGGATGACGTTCTGCCCGAGGGCGAGCGGCTGCGGGTACGCCGCACGGCCAACCTGCACCAGGGCGGCACCATTCACGACGTCACCGCCGAGGTCAACCCGGAGCTGTGCCGGGTCGCGGTGGCCGCCGCGGAGGCGATCGGTATCCCGGTCACCGGGATCGACCTGCTGGTCCCCGACGTCACAGGGGTCGAGTACGTCTTCGTCGAGGCCAACGAGCGGCCCGGGCTGGCGAACCACGAACCACAGCCCACCGCAGCGGCTTTCGTGGACTTCCTGTTCCCGATGCAGCCGGGACTGCCGCAGGCGTGGACTCCGGACGAGAAGCCCGCCTAG
- a CDS encoding N-acetylglutaminylglutamine amidotransferase, producing the protein MCGATGEVRLDGRTPDIAAVSAMAETLSRRGPDGAGAWSQGRVALGHRRLKIIDLSEAGAQPMVDADLGLAIAWNGCIYNYQQLRDELAGHGYRFFSTSDTEVLLKAYHHWGDRFVDRLYGMFAFAIVERDSGRVLLGRDRLGIKPLYISEDAHRIRFASSLPALVAGGGVDTRIDPVALHHYLSFHSVVPAPLTILRGVRKVPPASLIAIEPDGRRTTTTYWTPDFTRRADRADWSERDWEDAVLSALRRAVERRLVSDVPVGCLLSGGVDSSLIVGLLAEAGQTGLQTFSIGFESVNGVAGDEFTYSDIVAQRFGTDHHQIRIDTARMLPALDGAVAAMSEPMVSHDCVAFYLLSEEVAKYVKVVQSGQGADEVFAGYHWYPPMAEPGAASVEGAVASYRAAFFDRDPDAVNALITPPYFTEGDPSGRFVTEHFAREGAQTGVDRALRLDTTVMLVDDPVKRVDNMTMAWGLEGRVPFLDHELVELAATCPPELKTAQGGKGVLKEAARRVIPAEVIDRPKGYFPVPALTHLEGPYLDLVRDALYAPAAKERDLFRPDAVDRLLADPNGRLTPLRGNELWQIGLLELWLQRNGITGPAA; encoded by the coding sequence ATGTGTGGAGCCACCGGCGAGGTTCGCCTCGACGGCCGAACGCCTGACATAGCCGCCGTCTCGGCGATGGCCGAGACGTTGTCGCGACGCGGCCCGGACGGCGCCGGCGCCTGGTCACAGGGCAGGGTCGCACTCGGCCATCGCCGCCTCAAGATCATCGACCTGTCCGAAGCCGGCGCTCAGCCGATGGTCGACGCCGACCTCGGGCTGGCCATCGCGTGGAACGGCTGCATCTACAATTACCAGCAGCTTCGCGACGAGCTCGCCGGGCACGGGTACCGCTTCTTCTCGACCAGCGACACCGAGGTGTTGCTCAAGGCCTACCACCACTGGGGCGACCGGTTCGTCGACCGGCTGTACGGGATGTTCGCGTTCGCGATCGTCGAACGCGACAGCGGCCGGGTGCTGCTGGGCCGCGACCGGCTGGGCATCAAACCGCTCTACATCTCCGAGGACGCGCACCGCATCCGGTTCGCCTCCTCACTGCCCGCGCTGGTCGCCGGTGGCGGCGTCGACACCCGCATCGACCCGGTGGCGCTGCACCACTACCTGTCGTTCCACTCCGTGGTCCCGGCGCCGCTGACCATCCTGCGCGGGGTGCGCAAGGTTCCACCCGCCTCGCTGATCGCCATCGAACCCGACGGCAGGCGCACCACCACGACGTACTGGACCCCGGACTTCACCCGGCGCGCCGACCGCGCCGACTGGTCGGAGCGCGACTGGGAGGATGCGGTGCTGTCCGCGCTGCGGCGCGCGGTCGAGCGGCGCCTGGTCTCCGACGTGCCGGTGGGCTGCCTGCTGTCCGGCGGCGTCGACTCCAGCCTGATCGTCGGCCTACTCGCCGAAGCGGGCCAGACCGGGCTGCAGACGTTCTCGATCGGTTTCGAATCGGTCAACGGCGTGGCGGGCGACGAGTTCACGTACTCCGACATCGTCGCGCAGCGCTTCGGCACCGATCACCACCAGATCCGGATCGACACCGCGCGCATGCTCCCCGCGCTCGACGGTGCCGTCGCGGCCATGAGCGAGCCGATGGTCAGCCACGACTGTGTGGCGTTCTATCTGCTGAGCGAGGAAGTCGCCAAGTACGTGAAGGTGGTGCAGTCGGGGCAGGGCGCCGACGAGGTGTTCGCCGGCTACCACTGGTACCCGCCGATGGCCGAACCCGGCGCCGCGTCGGTGGAGGGTGCGGTGGCCAGCTACCGGGCGGCGTTCTTCGACCGCGACCCCGACGCCGTCAACGCGCTCATCACTCCCCCGTACTTCACCGAGGGCGACCCCAGCGGGCGCTTCGTCACCGAACACTTCGCGCGGGAAGGCGCGCAGACCGGCGTCGACCGGGCGCTGCGCCTGGACACCACCGTCATGCTGGTCGACGACCCGGTCAAACGCGTCGACAACATGACGATGGCCTGGGGGCTGGAGGGACGGGTTCCGTTCCTCGACCACGAACTGGTCGAACTGGCCGCGACCTGCCCGCCGGAGCTCAAGACCGCACAGGGCGGCAAGGGCGTCCTCAAAGAGGCGGCCCGGCGCGTCATCCCGGCCGAGGTCATCGACCGCCCGAAGGGGTACTTCCCGGTGCCCGCCCTCACCCATCTCGAAGGGCCCTACCTCGACCTCGTCCGGGACGCGCTGTACGCGCCTGCGGCCAAGGAACGCGACCTGTTCCGGCCCGACGCGGTCGACCGGCTGCTGGCCGACCCGAACGGCCGGCTCACCCCGCTGCGCGGCAACGAGCTGTGGCAGATCGGGCTGCTGGAACTGTGGTTGCAGCGCAACGGCATCACGGGGCCGGCGGCATGA
- a CDS encoding alpha/beta fold hydrolase, translating into MLSSMVTVDGFSVPVDVAGPEKGSAVVLLGAAQLSPAAYDGICQRLHTASLRTIVIGADPRLTSKAVVGILDAIDVRWALLVGDRHGGELAWELAATRLDRFIGLVVIDRGHPRVPDPAGSVRDEHCPPVEMNTTALVSTPASRSVALASQRFVYGDYRLVDLLGRRNAADSTAQVAAEIVLRTSTW; encoded by the coding sequence ATGCTCTCCTCCATGGTCACCGTCGACGGATTCTCCGTGCCGGTGGACGTGGCAGGCCCGGAGAAGGGCTCAGCGGTGGTTCTGCTGGGTGCGGCCCAACTTTCGCCCGCCGCGTACGACGGTATCTGTCAGCGCCTGCACACCGCATCGTTGCGGACCATCGTGATCGGAGCCGACCCCCGGCTCACGAGCAAGGCCGTCGTGGGCATCCTCGACGCGATCGACGTCCGGTGGGCGCTGCTGGTCGGTGACCGCCACGGCGGCGAACTGGCCTGGGAGTTGGCCGCCACCCGGCTCGACCGATTCATCGGGCTGGTCGTCATCGACCGCGGCCATCCGCGCGTCCCGGACCCGGCCGGCTCCGTCCGTGACGAGCACTGCCCGCCGGTGGAGATGAACACCACGGCGCTGGTCAGCACACCCGCGTCGCGGTCGGTCGCACTGGCCAGCCAGCGCTTCGTGTACGGCGACTACCGCCTCGTCGACCTGCTGGGCCGGCGCAACGCCGCCGACTCCACGGCACAGGTCGCCGCGGAGATCGTGCTGCGCACCAGCACCTGGTGA
- a CDS encoding glutamine synthetase family protein gives MSPNPGMLSQSELEQRVSAHEIDTVIVAFTDMQGRLTGKRVSARLFVDDVAAHGAECCNYLLAVDVENNTVGGYTVSSWETGYGDMVMTPDFDTLRLIPWLPGTALVMADLSWTDGRPVAQAPRSILNRQIDRLADRGLVPYAATELEFMVFDDSFRAAWAAGYKDLTPATDYNIDYAMLASTRMEPLLRDIRLGMEGAGMYCEGVKGECNLGQQEIGFRYDHARTTCDNHTIYKNGAKEIADQHGKSLTFMAKFDEREGNSCHIHISLRGEDGSAVFADDDAEDGMSPMFRSFIAGQLATMRELSLCYAPNINSYKRFAEGSFAPTAIAWGFDNRTCALRVVGHGAAMRMENRAPGGDVNQYLAVSALIAGGLHGIENELELPEPVTGNAYTSGAERLPTTLAEAAELFERSEVARAAFGDDVVEHYLNYARVELNAFNAAVTDWERVRGFERL, from the coding sequence ATGAGCCCCAACCCAGGGATGCTGTCGCAATCCGAGCTTGAGCAACGGGTGTCCGCGCACGAGATAGACACCGTCATCGTCGCGTTCACCGACATGCAGGGCAGGCTGACCGGCAAGCGGGTGTCGGCGCGGCTGTTCGTCGACGACGTCGCGGCCCACGGGGCGGAGTGCTGCAATTACCTGCTGGCCGTCGACGTGGAGAACAACACCGTCGGTGGTTACACCGTCTCCAGCTGGGAGACCGGCTACGGCGACATGGTGATGACACCGGACTTCGACACGCTGCGGCTGATCCCGTGGCTGCCGGGCACCGCGCTGGTCATGGCCGACCTGTCGTGGACCGACGGCCGGCCGGTCGCCCAGGCGCCGCGCAGCATCCTCAACCGTCAGATCGACCGGCTGGCGGACCGGGGTCTGGTGCCCTACGCCGCCACCGAACTCGAGTTCATGGTGTTCGACGACTCCTTCCGGGCGGCGTGGGCCGCGGGGTACAAGGACCTGACTCCGGCCACCGACTACAACATCGACTACGCGATGCTGGCGTCGACCCGGATGGAGCCGCTGCTGCGCGACATCCGGCTGGGCATGGAGGGCGCAGGCATGTACTGCGAAGGCGTCAAGGGGGAGTGCAACCTCGGCCAGCAGGAGATCGGCTTCCGCTACGACCACGCGCGGACCACCTGCGACAACCACACCATCTACAAGAACGGCGCCAAGGAGATCGCCGACCAGCACGGCAAGAGCCTGACTTTCATGGCGAAATTCGATGAGCGCGAGGGAAACAGCTGCCACATCCACATCTCGCTGCGCGGTGAGGACGGCAGCGCCGTGTTCGCCGACGACGACGCCGAGGACGGGATGTCGCCGATGTTCCGCAGCTTCATCGCCGGCCAGCTCGCCACGATGCGTGAGCTGTCCCTGTGTTACGCGCCGAACATCAACTCCTACAAGCGTTTCGCCGAAGGGAGCTTTGCTCCCACCGCGATCGCGTGGGGATTCGACAACCGGACCTGCGCACTGCGTGTCGTCGGTCACGGCGCCGCGATGCGCATGGAGAACCGCGCGCCCGGCGGTGACGTCAACCAGTACCTCGCGGTGTCGGCGCTGATCGCCGGCGGTCTCCACGGCATCGAGAACGAGCTCGAACTGCCCGAGCCCGTCACGGGGAACGCCTACACCAGTGGCGCCGAACGCCTTCCGACGACCCTGGCCGAAGCGGCCGAGCTGTTCGAGCGCTCCGAGGTGGCCCGGGCCGCCTTCGGTGACGACGTCGTGGAGCACTACCTCAACTATGCGCGCGTGGAGCTCAACGCGTTCAACGCCGCGGTCACCGACTGGGAAAGGGTGCGGGGTTTTGAACGACTCTGA